The sequence below is a genomic window from Thalassomonas haliotis.
CGGCGGATTTGGCGGCGTTGATGCCGAGATTGCCGGAAGCATTTAAACCTTTGCAGTATGACCAGCTGTATCAGGTATTTAGTCCTATTTTTCTGATGTTGAGAAATCAGCTGAGCCTGGTACTGCAGGATTCCGTAATTGAATACCCCTGGGACAAGCAGTTATTTGAAAAGCGCCGTTTATTGCGCAGCATTATTCAAAACCCGGATGCCATGGTAGAGCGGCGTTTTGTGCTTTGTATCGAGTCCAGCATAGGGGCGGAAGCTCTGGCGCAAATAGCTCCCCAGGCAGTAACGCTGGCGGGGAATAGTAATATTGTTGAACTGGTGCGAAATGCTATGTCCGGCGTCGAACTTAAACATCTGGCTGTTGCCCCCCATGAGCTTAAACCTAAATCAACCGCGGCGTATTTTGAAATCAATAGTCATAATGAACTTTGGCAGGATATGCTGGCAAAAGGCGAAATGCTCAACATGCACATTGACATCAGGATCCCAGATCTGGAGGTCATACTTTATGCGCTTTAGAAGGTCATACTTTATGCGCTTTAATGCCCTGGTTTTTAAATAAAAATACAAAAAGTTATGGAATAATAAAGATAAAATAATGGCTGAATTTACCCAACCGGAGCAAGAGCCGGTCACAGTTGCTATCGATTTTAGCGATACCGTACTCAGGGAAGAGTTGCATTTCGATTATGCGGATAATCCCCTGTACAACGTTAGCGTGCCTCTGCTTTCCGTTATCTTAACCTTGCCCCGGTTGCCTAAACCGGACAATATCGAGCAATTTCGCCAGCAGCTCAAACGTGATGTCGTGGCGCTGAGCGAGGCGGGTAAAAAGCTGGATTATCCTTCTGCGGTGATCGACAAGTTATGCTGCCTGCACTGTATTGTTATTGATGAGTTTATTATTCACGGTCTTTGGGGTTATGACGCCGGTTGGGAAAACAATACCCTGTTAAGCGAGCTGTTTTCCATGAAAAATGGCGGCGAGTTATTTTTCACCGTCGCGGAAAAGGCGATGCTGCAGCCGGCAAAAATGGCGGACTTGCTGGAAATTATCTATGTCTTTCTGCAAATGGGCTTTAAAGGCCGCTACCGCTCAAGGCAAACGGATCGCCTCGGGCTGATCATCAAAGAAATTGCTGTGGCGATAAAAGGAAAGATAAATAAAGCCAGTGTTTTAATTGAAGATATTCCGCAGGTGAAATATCGCTCATTGCGCAGCGGCGTGCATTATTTTTCCCTGACCCTGCTGATTTTCTTCTTGCTGGGACTGACAACCGCCTTTGTCGATTATTGGTATGAACAAAACTATCCTTTACGGGCGGCTGCCTTTCTTGATCTGGATAAACTGACCTCACGTTATGTGCTCAATGCCAAGACCGAGGATATAGTTTATGTCAGTACCCATGAAGATACCCATGCCATACATAACTTAACCTCGCCCCATAGCGAGCGGGAGAAAGCGCCGGATACACCGGTTACGGAAACCGTACCGGAACAACCCGGCGTTGAAAAAATGCCGGTAAAAAAAGTACCGCAACAAGCCGAACCTGAACCGTCGACGCCGCCTCCTGTTTCCACAGCAATCACCGGCGCTGCTGAGCCGACAGGCACAGGTGATGAGGTGCCGGACACTAGCCCGTCAGTGGCTGCATACCGGGTGCAACTGGCATCTTTTTCCAGCGAGAAAAATGCCGAACGATACCTGACCAAGTTTCAAACCAGTATATATCCCGTCAGTTTAATGGCCGTGGGTCAATATTTTATCCTCTATAGCAATGCCGACAACTGGTCGGCGGTGAAACAACAACAAAGCTATTTTGAAAGTGAGTATCAGCTCTCGGTGAGTGTGATTTCGACCAAAAAAGCGGAGCCGGCACTATGATGACTTTTACCCTCACTAAAAAACACCTGATAGGTTTTATTCTCGGCTTGTTGTTTACCGTTTTTGCTTTTTCCTGGTGGTTGGTTAGCAGCTATGCCTGGGTATTTGCCCTGGCAGCGGGGGCTATCCTAATCATAGGTTCGGTACTGTGGTTTTTTAACCGCGATGAAGCGGAAACGAAACGGCAAAAACAGCTGGAAAAACAAGATTTACAGCTGGTGAAAAAGCTCTTTTCCCGCTTTACCCAGGAATTAAAAGACAGGGGCCAGGTCCGGCAAAAATACCGCCTGCCCTGGTACCTGTATATCAGTCATGATATGGCAGCCGATAAGGCCCTGCTCGGGCAGATGGGTTTTAGAAACTCCAATGTTGTTAATGGCTCCGGTGTCTTGCCGGTACAGATTTGGTTAAAAAGCGATGCGGTAATGCTGACGGTGCAGGTGTCATCCAGTGACAGCCGCTCCCTCAACTGTTTGAAACTGCTGTTGAAAGAAGCGAGGAAATTTCGTTCCCGCCAGACCCTCAACGGCATACTGACCGGCCAGTCGCTGGAAACCCTGATAGCCAATAACAGCAGTTCCTGCTTACAGCTGGCAGGTAATACCCGGCTGGCAATCGATGAAGCCCAGGTGATCTGCGGCCAGCATCTGCCGGTATATTGTCTGTTTAATCAGATGTCGGGACTGGCGGATCTGTGTCAGTTTTTTGCCTCCCTGGATGAAGATGAACTCGACGGCGCTTTTGGCGCCATGAATGTCGGTAAAAAATACCAGGGACATTACGACAGCGACTGGTTTGACGGCGCCTATGAAGATCTAAGCCGGCGTTTGGGCCAGGCAGTGCTGTCGGCGCTGGACAGTCAGCTCAATGAAAATTTCCGCCGCTCTGTGGTGGCGGCACCGCTGCAATTTACCCAGTTAAAGCGGGATATAGGTTTTTATCTTGAACAACTCTTTACCAGTAAAAACTCTCCCGAGCAGTACCTGTTCCGCGGTTTCTTTTTTACCAATACCGAACAGCACCTTAGTGTTGTTGACCCCCTGACCAAGCAGGTGGCTTATCAGCTCGGCTTTAATGAAATGCTGGCGCCACAGGGGGTTAAATTACCCCACAGCATGTTTGTCAGCCGCTTGTTTAATAAATTTATCCGTCCGGAAGCCGGGGTTGCCGGCGTCAATAAACGGCGTCGCCGCCTGTTCTGGTTTTTCCAGGGCAGCTATGCCTTTATGATCTTTGCTTTGGCAATCACCCTGGCGTTTTTATTAAAGGCTAATTTTGACTACCACAGCGAGCTCAATATCCGGGTGAATAAACAGCTGCTTAATTATAAAAGCGCCATCCGCCAGACCCCGTATGATATTGAGGATTTGGCGGTTAATGTTACTAACCTGCGGCAGCTGCGTGATATTTATATGTTATATCAGCAGGATACCCCGATTTATATTAATGAGCAGATCCCCGGTCCCGGCATAGGGGATGCCGTGAAACAAGCCTATCACCAGGCATTAAGTAATATTTTACTGCCGTCCCTGGTGCGTTACCTGGAAGAAGAGCTGTTTGTTTACGAGACTCTGGGAGAGAGCCTGGAAACGGCAAAACTACTGAACCTGAACGAAGAGTTACGCCAGCACGATTTGCAAAACTGGCAGCACCTGGAGATGTATTACCAGCAGTCTTTTATCAAGGAAGGCAATAATGATAAAGATCTGTTGCAAGGCCTGGTATTGCTGATGGGTGACTTATATCACTTAGGCGTGCCCCAGGTGGAGTTGGATCAGGCCTTGATTGCCCAGGCCCGCAGCAGCATAAGTGCCATTAATACCACGGAAGTGGTTTTCCAGTATATTAAAGATCTGCCTGAATTTTCCAACCTGGTGGATATCAGTAATGATCTGGGCAATAACTTTGCCCAGCTTTATGAATTTGAAACCAGCCGCAGCGGCCATCTGGTGCCTTTGATTTTCACGCCCCAGGGGTTTTCGGCCATGGACTTTGCTCCGGAGTCCGAGTTAATGGTGAATGTGTTCAGTAGCAACAAGGCCCTGCTGGGACATCAGCTGACTCCTTACGAGAAGGAAAATATCAGCAATGGTTTGCGCCGTTATTATCAGCAACAATATGTTGATTTCTGGCAAAAATTTGTTGGCGATATTGTTTTGAAGCCGGTTAATGCCGATAACCTGAATCACAGGTTGTCGATATTGGCATCGAAAACCGATGCCCCCATGAACCGCTTGTATCAATTGATTGCCTTTTATACCGCTCCCCAGCTGCCAGCAGCCCAGCAGTCGCAACAAGACAAGGGTAAAAATACCGATGAAGCCGGCGGGGACAAGCAGGCAAAAAGCGGTGAAAAAACTGCATCGGCACTGGCGGAATTAACCGGCGATAACAGCAATAGCGTTAACCATAAGCAGGCCATGGTTACTTTCATTAAAAATGAATTTGCCGCCTACCACCAGTTTGTCCGACTTGATGACAAGGGCATCAGTGAACTGGCCAATTTGCATACTGTGGTGAGCAATGTCCATAAATGGCTAAGTGCATCTTATGCCAGCAACAGCACTTTGGGCGCCTATCATTTTCAGCAGCTGACCTCAGCCAATAAAGACACCAGCTTATTACATCTGCAGCAAACCCAGGTCACTATTGAGCAAATCAGCGAGCAAATCAATACCTTGGTCGAGCTGGCCAATACCCAGGTTGCCCAGGCGGTAAGCCTGTATGTCAATCAAAAATGGCAGCAGGAAGTCAGTGATAATTTTAACCAGCAACTGGCGGGGAAATTTCCGTTTGCGCTCGACAGCGATCAGGATGCCAGCTTTGAACTGGTGAACCGTTTCTTTAAACCGGAAGGGGTGTTTGATCACTTTAAAAGCCATACCTTGTCCAAATTCAAGCAAGTGGGGCAGCAGCTGGTATTAAACGGTTACACCCCAAACGCCGGGATTGTTATCGACGAACGGGTGGAAGGACAATTTACCGCCATAACCGGCATTCAGAAAACCTTGTATAGTCAGTCGGATAAACAGTTGTCTATTCCCTTTAGGGTAAAAACCAAGTCGATGTCTGCCAATGCCATCGGCTTTGATATCTTCTCCGGCCGTACCGTGTTTAACTACCGCCACGGGCCTAAATTGTGGGATGATTTTGTCTGGCCGGATCCCGATAACCACAGTGAGTTGCTGACGATTTTCCATACCACGGATAATAAAAAGCAAACAAAGAAATACCAGGGGGACTGGGCCTGGCTCAGGCTGATTTACGGTTTCTACCAGCCGCGCCAATTATCGCCGCAAATGAAGGTGGTTTCCGATGAGCACGAGATCACTTTGCAGCTATCGGTCAGCAGTGATATCAACCCGCTTAATCCGGATTTCTTCAGCCAACTGGTCTTACCGGACCGCTTGTTGTAGCCCGGTGCCTGATTAAGGATTTGTACAGTTGCATATTTGTTGCAACTGTACATGGCTGATACCAGGCTGTCATATCAATTATCGCCGCAAATGAAGGTGGTTTCCGATGAGCACGAGATCACTTTGCAGCTATCGGTCAGCAGTGATATCAACCCGCTTAATCCGGATTTCTTTAGCCAACTGGTCTTACCGGACCGCTTGTTGTAGCCCGGTGCCTGATTAAGGATTTGTACAGTTGCATATTTGTTGCAACTGTACATGGCTGATACCAGGCTGTCATATCAATTATCGCCGCAAATGAAGGTGGTTTCCGATGAGCACGAGATCACTTTGCAGTTGTCGGTCAGTAGTGATATCAACCCGCTTAATCCGGATTTCTTCAGCCAACTGGTCTTACCGGACCGCTTGTTGTAAAGAATTAAGCATAGCTCATTAAGGCAACACAGGTGTTGTTACCTGTGTTGCCGCGAAGCATTGTGTCTGGTCAATTTGCTTGGCTCTCCGCCTGTATGCTAATACCTGCTTTGTGGATAAAATCAGAATTTGTACTAATCTGATTATTACTCTCCCAGCTGATATGGTTAAGAGTAACCCTAGTTAGTTTTGTATGGCAGTTATCTTCAATCGTGTTTTTAGCCTCTCTTGTTCATTTTTCTCTTGCTGTTTGTTGCTTGCGGCATTAACGGGTTGCCAGGCCAATGGCAACAATTCCCCGGATGTCGTTGTAGATACTGGCGATAACTTTAGCGTATTAAAGGACTCGCTTGAGCAAAATGCCCGGCGACAGCAACAGATGCTCGAACAGCTGGCCCATTTGCTGTCGGCAAATGAAGAAATTGCCCTTAATGTCAAAGCAATAAAAATCCAGGTAGAAGCACAGCAAACGCAATTACTGGCCCTGAGTAAAAAACTCGTCTCATTAAATAAAGTTGTCGCACCTTTTCGCTCAGCAGACGAAAAAACTCCCGGGGAGCGCCAGCTATTGGAGCAAATGCTGTTAGTCATGGATGCGCTGAAAATCAGCCTGGGACAGCTGGAAGCGGAGCAGGCGGCGCTGTATCAGAAACTTTATAGCAAACCGGGTAAACTCTTTTACCTTTGCCGGCCGCCCAGATGTGATAAAGACTATGAATCAGATCTGAATTTTTCGAATTGACAATAAGCGGTCATTAGCTTTTTGTTGGCAGCACTATACCCCCGACAGCCGCCAACTCATTGTTTTTGCTGTCACCTGTTTTTACACTTTCCCTTGATAGCATTTATTCGAAAGACATTTCAATCAACTTATCAACCAGTTAACAAAATGGCATATTGCTTGCTAAATGCGCCGGGGTAAATTCCTTAACGCTTTATTTACTGCGGGTCAGTAAAATACGGAAAAATAATGAAAAATAAATTGAATCTCTTTTTGTCTGCTGTTTTATTTTTAATCACCACACAGGTTAACGCCACAATTATTGAAACCATCAGCTTCCTGGGGGAGAACCAGGGGGTCGCCGAAAGCTTTGAGTTTGCAAGCGCTGATGTCGGCTTAACCGTGACTGCCTGGACCACCAATGTCAACGATGAACAAACCGAGCTGGCGCCCTGGCAAATATTGTCGGGTGATTACGGGGTTTATAACGGCAGTACCGGTTTAGGCCTGGTATCGTCCGAGCATGACGGTTATGACCTTGACGGCGGCAGCTCTGGAAACTTCGCCGATGATCCCGATGAAGGCCTGCTTTTTGTTTTTTCCGAGCAAGTAAATTTGCACGCTTTTACCGTCGGTGATTTATCTTCAAATGATGATGTGAATTTTTCATGGGTGAACTTGTTGCCTTCCGATAGCCTGGAGGCCACCAACCTCTTTGTTGACCGCAATGACGGCAGCGATAACTATCAATTGTCATCTGGTACCTTAGGTTATGCCTTTATGCTTTGGGTGGACGGTAATGATGATGATGTCAGGATTGAAAGTCTCGAATTTTCAACGGTGCCTGAGCCTTACACTTTGCTGTTGCTGGCCATAGGACTGTTGTTGTGCGGCTACCGCGGCATGAAAAAAGGACGCTAGCATTTACTTGATGCCTTTTGCTGTCGGCGTCCCAAAAATTAGCCATAGCTGAATTGACCCTGGCTATGGCAATATCATGAGCCATGACCTTAACCGATCAATACAGTCGGCATTCCTGCGACAATAGAGCCGCCGTGGGCGGAAGTATCTCCCATACGAATCGCGGGTTTGCCGCCGAGCAGTACTGTAGTACTGCCCATCACTAAACTGTCCGGGGTGCCAACGCAAGTTACGCTGTCACCGACTACGGCGGCGGGCATGCCGCCAATCAGTACCGTAGGGGCGCCCGGGCCGATAATGGGGCCGCCGACATGGGGAATGGGCGGCACGGCAGGAGTTTGCATCGGGCAGACATGCATATCGGTAATTCTGGCGGCGGGTTGTCCCATCATTAGTTTCCTTGTGTGTTGTTATCTGTTGTATTGTCGGCGGCAAAGGGCATTTCTTGGCTATTAATGCCTTTGCCGTTGGCGATCTGAATACCGAGTTCGATCACCTGTTGGTAAAATTTCTGATAATGCTCCCATTGCGGCACGGCGGCGGCTATGGTGATGGCGGCTGCCGCTGCATGACCGTATAAAAACGGCGGCGGCATCACCGCAGGTAAATCCGGCTCCACTATGCTGCCGGTGCCGGACCAGAATACCGCTTTTGCCACCCAGCCGGGAGCACATTCCAGGCCGACCCTGTCTGCCAGCTGGCTGGCGCGGATCCTTAGGGTTTCATTGGGTTGGCCCAGCCAGTTGCGGGCGGCGTTAATGGCCAGGACCTCCTGTCTTGTCCAGTCCGCCTGGCGTAAATCCATGGCATCACTGGCCCAGCCAATTGCTTCCACCACAGGTAAAGCATGGGCAATAAACTGCACCACATCGTTGTATAGTTCCTGCTCCTGGAGCAGCGCTATCGCTGCTTCCGGTGTCAGCTCCGGGGTAAGTAAAGCCTTGGCCTCGTCGCTGAGCTGGTAGCGGCTGATGATAGAAGCGACATTTTTATTGGGGATTTTTTTAAGCATCCTTTTTACCTGTTATTAGTTGACCTGCACCAGCGATCCCTGGATCTGGGTAATTCCGGAGGAAGAAACCTTAGTCATGGCGGATGAGCTGAGTTCTGCCCCGGCGCTGCCGCTGACTTTGGCCTGGGCCGAGCTGCTGACGGTAACACCGGCGCTGCCGGAGAGCTCAGCTTGCGCGCTGGCGCTGGCGCTGAAATTACTGCCGGCGCTGAACTCGGTTTTAGCACTGCTGGAGCCGCTGATATTCATGCCGCTCATCTTGATATCGCCGCTGGAATCAATGGTCAGTTTATCGCAATTAATCGCGATGCCGCTGGTGCTGATTTCAATGGAATTGCTGCCGACGGTTAAAGTGATCTTGTCGTCTGCAGTCATGGTAATTTCTTTGGCTTTTTCCGCCAAAGTTTCCGCTATGGTTAACGAGTAACTGTCATTGCCGGTTATCGTCATGGCCTTTTCCGTGGTGCTGCTATATTCCGCGGTAACGGTTTCCGTTAAATTGTTTTCCACTTCTACCACATAATCTTTGGCGGCATGGAAATAAAGCTGTTCATTGTCGGACTTATCGTCAAAACGTATCTCGTTGGCGGTTTCCCCCAGCTGGGTCTTGATACCGCTCTGGGTGCTGTTGAGTTCCGCATAGGGCGGCGGATTCTTGCTGTTATAAACACTGCCGATAATCACCGGCTGGTCCGGATCGCTGTTGACGAAACTTACCAGTACCTCATCGTCCACCCGGGGAATAAACTGCATGCCTAAACTGCTGCTGGCCATGGGTTGGGCCACCCGTATCCAGCAGCTGGGACTGTCGCCGCCGACCTGATCCCAGTGAAACTGCACTTTGATGCGGCCGCTGGCATCATGTTGCGGCTGGCCGCTGTCGCCGCCGATAACGATCGCCGTTTGCAGGCCGCTGATTTGCGGTTTAGGGCAGGCTTTCGGGTAGCCGGGATAAGCAGCGGGGCGGCAGAAAAAGTCATTGGCATACACCACTGCCTGCTCTGAGGCATCTATGGTATGGGTAATGGCTTCTATGGCGTATTTGCCTACCTGGCTGCTGTCGGGATGGTTTGCCAGGCTGAACTGGGTGGCCAGGGTCAGTTCTTCGACCTTGCTGCTGCCTTCAACTGCGCTGTAGTCCCCCTGGAGCTTGTTCAGCTGGTTATCCGCCACGGTTGAGTTGATATCGCTGATATCGCCTTTTACCGAGTGGGCGCCAAAATGGTACTGGGTCAGTTTCTGGTTGTTGGCTATGGTATGGGACGAGCTTTTATCGCCGCTTTCAATCAGCTGGCTGCTGGCATAATCGTAATTGACGGTATTGACCGACTTGCTGTGTACCCTTAATTTCGGCTGCCAGCGGCTGATCAGCTGCTGCTCGCCGGAGCGCTCACTGATATAGTCCAGCTTGCCGACTTCGGCGTCTTCATAGGGGGAAGCGGGATCATGCAGGGTCAGCTGATGGCTGTTGCTGCTATGGCTGAAATAATAATGAATGCCTTGCTCCGCCAGTAGCCGGGTAACAAAGTCAAAATCGCTTTCGTCGTATTGTACGCAATAGTTGCGCTCATCCGAGGGTAAAGTGCCTAAGGTGTAATTGCCGGAAAAACCGGCGTCGTCGAAGACCGAAGATAAAATTGCACTCAGGCTTTGTTGCTGGAACACCCGGTAATTTCGGCGCAGGGTCAGCAGCCACAACCAGGGGCGCAGGGTAATGCGATAGCGGGCATAGCCATGTTCAGATTCAGGTTCAAGCTGCTGCACTTCGGTGAGATAACCGTGAAACACCCGTTTTTCTTTTTGCTTGTTATCGGCTATTTCATTCCAGTGGCAGGTCAGCGGCTGTCCCAGCTGATCGGCGCTGACAAAGCTGTTACTGACCAGGATGCCGGTAATGGTAAAAGGCCTGGATAATTGCTCCTCTATGGTCAATTTATGGCCGAGGTGCATATCGCCGTTTGAATCGGTGAAATAGAGTCCGCGATTATCAAATTGATAAGAAACCGCCATAGTTAACCCTTAATCTTGATTGAATTCCTGAAGGTTTATACGCTGATATGTATAAACCACAAATATAAGAAGACGTTATCATTAATGGCGAAATTAAAGCAAACAAAACCCGGCGAAAATCCGGGTTTTATGTACAGGAAGTACATCAGTTTATTTGCTCCCGGCATAAACTAAGGACTTATATCCCTATAAGCCATGCCGTGATCACAAGGATGTGAGAGAACGGCGATGTACAGGAAGTAACATCAGTTTATTTGCTCCCGACATAAACTAAGGACTTATATCCCTATAAGCCATGCCGTGATCACAAGGATGTGAGAGAACGGCGATGGTACAGGATGAACAAGCGCTGACAGCAATCAGGCGTAAAGTAGCTGAGCCTGCCGGGATTTAGTGGAATATTCGCTATGCAACCGGCTGAGATTATCCACTTCTTTATCGATCAGCTCCCTGAGCCGGGTCATGGCTGTCAGGCGCTTGCTGGTCTGGTGCATCTTGTTTTTCGGATCCAGCCAGGTATGCAGGGGGTTAAGCAGCTGGTTCATCAGGTAATGGATACGCGCCTTGATATCTTCCAGGCAGGATTTAAGTTTATCTTTTGTTAAGGCCCCCTGGCCGTATTTCGCCCGGTTGACCTGGAACAGCTGGCTATAGCCCACCAGGCCTTTATCGATACTTTTGGTAAATTCGTGGCGACGGCCAAAACGCACCCAGCTAAGTTTTTTCCATTGTGACAAATCGATGACCTTATCCCCTAAGCGCACGCCGGAAAAAGCTTGGTGATTCAGCCAGGTTTGCCCCAGTATCTTGTTGTTGACCTGTTTCAGCGTCAGTTCAAATTTACGCATCTCCATTACAGGATCACTTTCCTGGCTTGAGGCGGCATTGAGTTTTGCTTTTTTGAACCAGGTTACTTCATCCAGGACCCCGGTGGTTTGGCTGCTCCGGGTCGTGGCTTTTTTTAATGCTTTTTGGTTAAACCAGGTGATATCGTCGAGCAAACCTGCAGTTTTCTCCTGATGGCTTGTGACCGGGGCCAGGCTGCCGGTATCGGATCGCCTGATGGCGGATAACAGCGCGGTCCTGGGAATGGCGGCTAAATAATCTTTAGATTTCTCATGATGCTCGACCATAGCAGCGCGCATTAATTCGCTTTGTCCCGCAAGGTGCAGCCGGTATTCGTCGCCGATGTTGTCTATTTTACACGGGTGTTCATCAATAATGCGCCTGGCTTCCGCTTGCATTGGTTTGATGTGCTTGTCGATCACTAAATGGGTGTATTTGATCCAGGTGGCAAAACCTGTGGTATTGCCTGGCATCATGGCCACCAGCTGACTTTGGCTGGCACTGCTGATGACATGGCTGGCGATCAGCGGGCTGATGTTAAAGACTGACAAGTCAAAACTGCCTGAGGTCATGGAAGCATTGATTTGACGAAAGACTTTATTGGCTTTTTTGATTTCTATGCACTGGCGTATGGTGGTGATAATGCTTTGCAGAGTTTTGCGAAAATCATCTGCCCAGGCCACTGCCTGCGACGCCATCGGCATTACCCCGTCTACCAGCGCCTTGATGGCGGAAGCCGATAATTCCCCCGCCAGGGAGTTGCGTTCGCTCTTGAGCAATAAGTGTAACTGGTCGAAAGCGCCTCTTGGATCGCCGTCACAGGCAAATCTTCTCGCACGGTTGGACTGAAACACAGACACCTGTTTTTTGACCAGGTTATAGACCCCGGGGCCAAAGGTGGTGACGAATTCCAGTGCGTTTGCCAGCGGGAGCAAATGGCCGATCAAGCGTTCCACCAAAGACAGGATTTCCTTTTTCACCAGTTCGATAAAGGTGTGTACCGGGATCGCCAGGGTTTTTACCAGCTGTTTGAAAAAGTCGATCACCCGGTTGATGATGGTATTGATGGGGGACAGGGCGCTTGAAATGGCTTTGCCCACAGGGGCAAAATGCCCGAGAATGCCGTTGACGATGCGGCGGACGATATCCGGCACGCTAATGCCGGTGATGGCCATTTGCTCCAACAGGGATTTGACATCGCTGATAAAACCTTTGGCCGTTTCCTGGCGGCTTTTAAAGCGCATATTACAGCCCCAGAACATTTGGGCGCATAACCCCTGTTGCATGGCGCGCAATTCTGCCAGCTCCCTTAAGGCGCTGGCGTCTGATTTTCCGGTCATAAAGAGTTTCAGGTGTAATTCCCAGGGGGCCTGGGAGCCGGTATTTCTCACCGACTGGGTGAAATCCTTTTTGGAGCGGCACCAGTAATAGAATTTTACCTTGAGGTCGTCCAGGTTTTCCCGGTTGCGTTCGTGCTCATAGGTTTGAATGGCAGTGTCGACTTCCACCAGGGCATCGCTTCTTCTGCAAAGTACACCGCCGGCGGTGCGTGATTTCCATTCGTCATAACTCATTAATACGGGAAATGGCATGGCAAGGCACTCCGGTCAAGACAAAAACAGCTTGCCGTGTCCGGTGACAACAACTGAATGGACTAAAGAATAGACATCAATGTGTATCTGTTATCGACCTATCTTAATGAAAATATTGATGAGAGCAAATACTTCCTGAAAAGACGGTAACGGCAGGCCAGGCCGGCAATTACGA
It includes:
- a CDS encoding type VI secretion system Vgr family protein, with protein sequence MAVSYQFDNRGLYFTDSNGDMHLGHKLTIEEQLSRPFTITGILVSNSFVSADQLGQPLTCHWNEIADNKQKEKRVFHGYLTEVQQLEPESEHGYARYRITLRPWLWLLTLRRNYRVFQQQSLSAILSSVFDDAGFSGNYTLGTLPSDERNYCVQYDESDFDFVTRLLAEQGIHYYFSHSSNSHQLTLHDPASPYEDAEVGKLDYISERSGEQQLISRWQPKLRVHSKSVNTVNYDYASSQLIESGDKSSSHTIANNQKLTQYHFGAHSVKGDISDINSTVADNQLNKLQGDYSAVEGSSKVEELTLATQFSLANHPDSSQVGKYAIEAITHTIDASEQAVVYANDFFCRPAAYPGYPKACPKPQISGLQTAIVIGGDSGQPQHDASGRIKVQFHWDQVGGDSPSCWIRVAQPMASSSLGMQFIPRVDDEVLVSFVNSDPDQPVIIGSVYNSKNPPPYAELNSTQSGIKTQLGETANEIRFDDKSDNEQLYFHAAKDYVVEVENNLTETVTAEYSSTTEKAMTITGNDSYSLTIAETLAEKAKEITMTADDKITLTVGSNSIEISTSGIAINCDKLTIDSSGDIKMSGMNISGSSSAKTEFSAGSNFSASASAQAELSGSAGVTVSSSAQAKVSGSAGAELSSSAMTKVSSSGITQIQGSLVQVN